One segment of Anopheles stephensi strain Indian chromosome 3, UCI_ANSTEP_V1.0, whole genome shotgun sequence DNA contains the following:
- the LOC118512802 gene encoding cytochrome c oxidase assembly protein COX18, mitochondrial, which produces MSYLRSIRPLAQTVAVSTRQPPRIAPAQCIALPLQRRNFSYEATVSGIWQSLSQSAPVAYVQHGMINLHDFSGLPWWATIVLTTVGLRTLVTLPLAVYQNKILTRLEQISLEMPELIKELKAETAYAIKKFNWTEKEARIMYNHSLKKQWNKLIVRENCHPAKTMVLLWGQIPLWIVQSVAIRNLVSMMPDPTAIEAQIAYTELTLGGFGWIPNLTELDHSLILPVTLGIINLSIIEIQAASRTKLPSKLQTIFTNLFRALSVLMVPIAASVPSCLCLYWVTSSAYGLGQNLLLLSPRVRRAVGIPLVPSELTHPYQHLRSTLAAKLGTLTNIGSGNHPPSTKA; this is translated from the exons ATGAGCTACCTAAGATCCATACGACCCTTGGCACAGACGGTGGCTGTCTCTACACGGCAACCACCCAGAATAGCACCGGCACAATGCATCGCGCTACCGCTACAAAGACGAAACTTTTCCTACGAAGCCACCGTCAGTGGCATCTGGCAGTCACTCTCGCAAAGCGCTCCGGTAGCTTACGTACAGCACGGTATGATCAATCTGCACGACTTCTCCGGACTACCCTGGTGGGCCACGATCGTTCTCACAACGGTGGGCCTCCGTACGCTCGTCACCTTACCGTTGGCGGtgtatcaaaacaaaatactgACCCGGCTGGAGCAAATCTCGCTCGAAATGCCCGAACTGATCAAGGAGCTGAAAGCGGAAACGGCGTACGCGATAAAAAAGTTTAACTGGACCGAAAAGGAAGCCCGCATCATGTACAATCATTCG CTAAAGAAACAATGGAACAAGCTAATTGTGAGAGAAAATTGTCACCCGGCCAAGACGATGGTGCTGCTCTGGGGACAGATTCCGCTGTGGATCGTGCAGTCGGTAGCGATACGGAACCTCGTCTCGATGATGCCCGATCCGACCGCGATCGAGGCACAGATTGCCTACACCGAGCTAACGCTTGGTGGTTTCGGCTGGATACCGAACCTGACCGAGCTGGACCATTCGTTAATTCTCCCGGTAACGTTGGGCATCATAAATCTAAGCATCATTGag ATACAGGCAGCATCCCGCACGAAACTACCCTCCAAATTGCAGACCATTTTCACCAACCTGTTCCGAGCGTTGAGCGTGCTCATGGTACCGATTGCGGCATCCGTTCCCTCG TGTCTCTGCCTGTACTGGGTAACGTCGAGTGCGTACGGGTTGGGACagaacctgctgctgctttcgccACGCGTTCGGCGTGCCGTCGGGATACCGCTCGTCCCATCGGAGCTTACCCATCCCTATCAACATCTGCGCAGCACGCTGGCTGCCAAACTTGGTACACTAACGAACATTGGTTCCGGTAATCATCCGCCTAGCACGAAAGCGTGA
- the LOC118512804 gene encoding tax1-binding protein 3 homolog, with amino-acid sequence MAKKAFQHQAGTAMECLSIPITLHKEKDIDEEGREVLKCGFKIGGGIDQDFRKSPQGYTDYGIYVTEVHEGSPAAKSGLRMHDKILQCNGYDFTMVTHKKAVSYIRKNPVLNLLVARKGVTST; translated from the exons ATGGCAAAGAAAGCGTTCCAGCATCAGGCTGGCACGGCCATGGAGTGTTTAAGC atTCCCATCACGTTACACAAAGAGAAGGACATCGACGAGGAGGGCCGGGAGGTGCTAAAATGTGGGTTCAAAATTGGCGGTGGCATCGATCAAGATTTCCGGAAAAGTCCCCAGGGTTACACGGATTAT GGAATTTATGTGACGGAGGTACACGAAGGTAGTCCGGCAGCTAAATCGGGCCTGCGGATGCACGATAAAATACTGCAATGCAATGGGTACGATTTTACCATGGTAACGCACAAGAAGGCCGTTAGCTACATACGTAAAAATCCCGTCCTAAACCTGCTCGTTGCCCGGAAAGGCGTTACGTCGACCtaa
- the LOC118512800 gene encoding uncharacterized protein LOC118512800, whose translation MRQRIWNRTSMVLLALIVLIGGWCNVLVLGIYDPRTAPHSRHHVHMMPEMHGAYSQVHHHRAQQEPTPQQYVQTEHYQYEQPQKQHPALIGPQQHGPSGPQYQPGTVPLAPYPADVQRSPAYGRAQAYTLQPALVPLAPRFAYGEEDRLIAETAPAKIVRPPVHALLKDFNGLECPEGRTGHFPYVMDCRQFLSCWKGRGFILNCAPGTLFNPATRECDHPSKVSCLPVPSLNSVSEPANRPPPKLAAYTDQRQQPQPQRQEAPQQEELSCPPGVIGLRPHPTDCRKFLNCNNGARFVQECGPGTAFNPLILTCDHLRNVDCDKSANVIVDYDRPSVPFVPNPTYYQPSHIPAGSQPVPAFVAPQVPTHQHQQTPSAGQKPQQPAYYPSQGPAGSQPPQGGVRPQVPSHQQSPNAGQKPLHSDVEELNPQPTNPTVDVEYEEIDADHDAVYDGFDLRSNFGAPEVDRRQPKASKPTEKPYPIYVRPPPTKQPQSLHRDAELVQSVQRPVYLAPTTTARPPGTPYPTVRKEDIDIQQHLDALKLMLTPYMKEHKQAVPLNATKLSTMMTTTTTTTEAPPIVQVVGLPEPVPRNPTDRSSSAAPYVLPTPSEVNEFFYGASEPVPLAAWPLPPPYITEPAEGTLNRQHASAPESAVYPIYRRTTSTSTTTTTTVKPAPSIRSRFGDNRPNPWRPMNVPHVTTTKTTTPPTTTTTTTTQDPCYGKFVCGNGVCIDEAEVCDGRDGCGNRADELVCDHIGYELKLSKKAQGSVEVRAFDRWGYVCDDGFTIEAANVVCRELGFAGGAIEIKPHSYFPPNATDPDASDEQTDGPFFMMDAVRCQGNESSLRDCTFNGWGVSDCNREEVVGVVCRTPVMSCPQDYWLCHASEECVPVQFLCDNVRDCADGSDESPDHCKAPLQVRLMGGPSDREGRVEINYHGTWGTVCDDDFGVREARVICRQLGFNGTAEVRKSVYPPGTGQIWLDQVACNGSEPSIEDCVHWHWGEHNCGHTEDVGVRCGVYVPTKPRAARLRATRPNPRFDFVERSRKIHPDSCGRVLVDPTLRQPTYGARVVHGSETVYGHHPWQASLRVKTLHWCGAVLITRYHVLTAAHCLIGYPKSTYRVRIGDYHTAAYDKAELDIFIENTYIHEQFREGHHMSNDIAVVVLKTPVRFNDYVQPICLPEQDAAYEPGKNCTISGWGATETGSKDSSYDLRAGTVPLLPDSVCRRPEVYGDSLIDGMFCAGTLEPGVDSCDGDSGGPLVCPSGDGLHTLTGIVSWGKHCGYANKPGVYLKVAHYRDWIEAKLNQSLHQYGV comes from the exons ATGCGGCAACGCATTTGGAACCGTACGTCGATGGTGCTGCTGGCGCTGATAGTGCTGATCGGTGGCTGGTGCAATGTGCTGGTGCTTGGT ATCTACGATCCACGAACGGCACCGCACAGCAGACATCATGTGCACATGATGCCGGAGATGCACGGCGCATACAGCCAGGTCCATCACCACCGGGCACAACAAGAACCGACGCCCCAGCAGTACGTACAAACGGAACACTACCAGTACGAGCAGCCACAGAAGCAACATCCAGCGCTGATAGGACCACAGCAACATGGTCCTTCCGGTCCGCAGTACCAGCCGGGCACCGTTCCACTTGCACCGTACCCAGCAGACGTTCAGCGATCCCCAGCGTATGGACGGGCCCAAGCATACACCCTGCAGCCAGCCTTGGTTCCTTTGGCTCCTCGCTTTGCTTACGGCGAAGAAGATCGCTTGATCGCAGAAACGGCTCCGGCCAAGATTGTTCGCCCACCGGTACACGCACTGCTGAAAGACTTCAATGGGCTGGAGTGTCCCGAAGGAAGGACGGGCCACTTCCCGTACGTGATGGATTGCCGTCAGTTTCTGAGCTGCTGGAAGGGCCGTGGCTTCATCTTGAACTGTGCCCCGGGAACGCTGTTCAATCCGGCCACGCGTGAGTGTGACCATCCGTCCAAGGTGTCCTGTTTGCCGGTGCCATCGTTGAACAGTGTCAGTGAGCCAGCTAATCGTCCTCCACCGAAACTGGCCGCCTATACCGATCAGAGACAGCAGCCGCAACCGCAACGCCAAGAGGCACCGCAGCAGGAGGAGCTTAGTTGCCCGCCGGGTGTAATTGGACTGCGTCCACATCCGACCGATTGTCGCAAGTTCCTCAACTGCAACAATGGGGCCCGGTTCGTGCAGGAATGTGGTCCCGGTACGGCGTTCAATCCACTCATCCTAACCTGTGACCATCTGCGCAACGTCGATTGTGACAAGTCGGCGAATGTGATCGTAGACTACGATCGTCCGTCGGTGCCTTTCGTCCCGAACCCAACGTACTATCAACCGTCGCATATTCCTGCCGGTTCACAGCCCGTTCCAGCATTCGTCGCCCCGCAGGTTCCAacccaccagcaccaacagACGCCTAGTGCCGGGCAGAAACCGCAACAACCGGCTTACTATCCATCGCAAGGTCCAGCAGGTTCACAGCCACCTCAAGGAGGTGTTAGGCCACAGGTTCCTAGCCACCAGCAATCGCCCAACGCAGGTCAGAAACCGCTTCACTCCGACGTGGAGGAGCTAAATccgcaaccaaccaacccaacAGTGGACGTGGAATATGAGGAGATCGATGCTGATCATGATGCCGTCTACGATGGGTTCGATCTCCGGTCCAACTTTGGAGCACCGGAGGTCGATCGCCGACAGCCGAAAGCGTCAAAACCAACCGAGAAACCGTACCCGATCTACGTAAGACCTCCTCCGACCAAGCAGCCTCAATCGCTGCACCGCGATGCGGAGCTGGTCCAGAGTGTTCAGCGACCCGTGTACCTTGCACCGACGACTACGGCCCGCCCACCAGGAACGCCTTATCCGACGGTGCGCAAGGAAGATATCGACATCCAGCAGCATCTCGACGCGCTCAAACTCATGCTGACACCGTACATGAAGGAACACAAGCAGGCGGTCCCGCTTAATGCGACGAAGCTTAGCACCATGATGaccacaacgacgacgacgaccgagGCACCGCCGATTGTGCAGGTCGTTGGGCTTCCAGAGCCTGTGCCGCGGAACCCCACTGACCGGTCCTCCTCTGCCGCGCCTTACGTCCTACCGACACCGAGTGAGGTGAACGAGTTTTTCTACGGCGCATCGGAACCGGTTCCGTTGGCAGCTTGGCCATTGCCGCCACCGTACATCACCGAACCGGCCGAAGGAACCCTCAACCGACAGCATGCCTCAGCGCCAGAGTCCGCCGTCTATCCCATCTACCGGAGGACAACGTCCACGAGCACGACTACCACGACCACTGTGAAACCTGCGCCATCGATTCGTAGCCGGTTTGGTGACAACCGTCCGAACCCGTGGCGACCGATGAATGTTCCGCATGTAACGACCACGAAAACAACCACACCtccgaccaccaccaccaccaccaccacccaagaTCCGTGCTATGGGAAGTTCGTCTGCGGGAACGGAGTTTGCATCGATGAGGCGGAAGTGTGCGACGGACGGGACGGATGTGGCAACCGTGCCGATGAGCTGGTGTGCGACCACATCGGGTACGAGCTGAAGCTGTCCAAGAAGGCACAGGGCAGTGTGGAGGTGCGTGCCTTCGATCGCTGGGGTTACGTGTGTGACGATGGGTTCACGATCGAGGCGGCCAACGTTGTGTGCCGCGAGCTAGGCTTCGCTGGTGGTGCGATCGAGATAAAGCCACACTCGTACTTCCCACCGAACGCTACCGATCCGGACGCGTCGGACGAACAGACCGACGGGCCCTTCTTCATGATGGATGCGGTGCGCTGTCAGGGCAATGAAAGTTCACTGCGTGACTGTACGTTCAACGGGTGGGGCGTGAGCGATTGCAACCGGGAGGAGGTAGTTGGTGTCGTGTGCCGAACACCGGTCATGTCCTGTCCGCAGGACTACTGGCTGTGTCACGCGTCGGAAGAGTGCGTCCCGGTGCAGTTCCTGTGCGATAATGTGCGCGATTGTGCGGACGGGTCGGATGAATCGCCGGACCATTGTAAGGCACCGCTGCAGGTCCGACTGATGGGAGGTCCGTCCGATCGTGAGGGTCGGGTCGAGATCAACTACCACGGTACGTGGGGGACGGTGTGTGACGATGATTTTGGTGTGCGAGAGGCACGCGTCATCTGCCGGCAGCTTGGATTCAATGGGACGGCCGAGGTAAGGAAAAGCGTCTACCCACCAGGAACCGGGCAGATCTGGCTCGATCAGGTGGCGTGCAACGGTTCGGAACCGTCGATCGAGGACTGTGTGCATTGGCACTGGGGTGAACACAACTGTGGCCACACGGAGGACGTAGGGGTACGGTGCGGGGTGTACGTGCCGACGAAACCGCGCGCCGCCCGGCTGAGAGCTACGAGGCCCAACCCAAGGTTCGATTTCGTGGAACGATCGCGCAAAATTCATCCGGACTCGTGTGGGCGCGTTTTGGTGGATCCGACGCTCCGGCAACCGACGTACGGTGCGCGGGTTGTGCACGGCTCGGAAACGGTTTACGGCCACCATCCGTGGCAGGCGTCGTTGCGCGTGAAGACACTGCACTGGTGTGGGGCGGTGTTGATCACGCGGTACCACGTGCTGACGGCGGCCCACTGCTTGATCGGCTATCCGAAGAGTACGTACCGGGTGCGGATCGGGGACTATCATACGGCGGCGTACGATAAGGCGGAGCTGGACATCTTCATCGAGAACACGTACATCCACGAGCAGTTCCGGGAGGGTCATCATATGAGCAACGATATTGCGGTCGTGGTGCTGAAGACGCCGGTACGGTTTAATGACTACGTGCAGCCGATCTGCCTGCCGGAACAGGATGCAGCGTACGAACCGGGCAAGAACTGTACCATCTCTGGCTGGGGTGCAACGGAGACCGGATCGAAGG ATTCATCGTACGATCTGCGCGCCGGGACGGTTCCTCTACTTCCGGACAGTGTGTGCCGAAGGCCGGAGGTTTACGGGGATTCGTTGATCGACGGTATGTTCTGTGCTGGAACGCTGGAGCCCGGTGTCGATTCGTGCGACGGTGATTCCGGTGGTCCGTTGGTGTGTCCGAGCGGTGATG GACTGCACACCTTAACCGGCATTGTGTCGTGGGGAAAGCACTGCGGATACGCGAACAAACCGGGCGTCTACTTGAAGGTGGCACACTATCGAGACTGGATTGAGGCCAAGCTTAATCAATCCCTCCATCAGTACGGTGTGTAA